A window of Dissulfurirhabdus thermomarina contains these coding sequences:
- the thrC gene encoding threonine synthase, whose product MNYLSTRGRTAPVGFSEAVLMGLATDGGLLLPETVPEASPETLRAWRRLSYTELALEILALFADDIPRRELDRLVRRSYATFDTPEITPVVPVGDFFVLELFHGPTLAFKDVALQFLGNLFEWLLGQRGERMNILGATSGDTGSAAIYGVRGKENIRIFILHPHGRVSPVQALQMTTVPEDNVFNIAIRGTFDDGQAIIKSIFEDLAFKERYRLGAVNSINWTRVAAQVVYYVYAALRLQEREGADRVHFAVPTGNFGDIFAGYLARRLAGAAIGTLVLATNENNILTRFVNEGRYVRGTVVPTISPSMDIQVASNFERYLYYLLDEDPERVTEAMARFAQSGELRVGFRAQARVREDFVSASVGEAETLETIRRVYEAHGYLLDPHSAVGVAAAAKCRGELPPGPLVCLATAHPAKFPDAVRRATGRDPQRPPALRGLEDRPTRCEVLPADEQVIRDFIARHAAV is encoded by the coding sequence ATGAACTACCTGAGTACCCGGGGCCGAACCGCCCCCGTCGGCTTCAGCGAGGCGGTCCTCATGGGGCTCGCCACCGACGGGGGGCTCCTCCTCCCAGAGACCGTCCCGGAGGCGTCCCCGGAGACCCTCCGGGCCTGGCGGCGGCTCTCCTACACGGAGCTGGCCCTGGAGATCCTGGCCCTCTTCGCGGACGACATCCCCCGGCGGGAGCTGGACCGCCTCGTCCGGCGATCCTACGCCACCTTCGACACACCGGAGATCACCCCGGTGGTCCCGGTGGGCGACTTCTTCGTGCTGGAGCTGTTCCACGGCCCCACCCTGGCCTTCAAGGACGTGGCGCTCCAGTTCCTGGGCAACCTCTTCGAGTGGTTGCTCGGCCAGCGCGGGGAGCGGATGAACATCCTCGGCGCCACCTCGGGCGACACCGGCAGCGCGGCCATCTACGGCGTGCGCGGGAAGGAGAACATCCGCATCTTCATCCTCCACCCCCACGGCCGCGTCAGCCCGGTCCAGGCCCTCCAGATGACCACCGTCCCGGAGGACAACGTCTTCAACATCGCCATCCGGGGCACCTTCGACGACGGCCAGGCCATCATCAAGAGCATCTTCGAGGACCTCGCCTTCAAGGAACGCTACCGGCTCGGGGCCGTCAACTCCATCAACTGGACCCGGGTGGCGGCGCAGGTGGTCTACTACGTCTACGCAGCCCTCCGCCTCCAGGAGCGGGAGGGCGCCGACCGCGTCCACTTCGCCGTGCCCACGGGCAACTTCGGAGACATCTTCGCCGGCTACCTGGCCCGGCGGCTGGCGGGAGCCGCCATCGGGACCCTGGTGCTCGCCACCAACGAGAACAACATCCTCACCCGGTTCGTCAACGAAGGCCGCTACGTCCGGGGCACGGTGGTCCCCACCATCAGCCCCTCCATGGACATCCAGGTGGCCAGCAACTTCGAGCGCTACCTCTACTACCTCCTCGACGAGGACCCCGAGCGGGTCACCGAGGCCATGGCCCGCTTCGCCCAGAGCGGGGAACTGCGGGTCGGCTTCCGGGCGCAGGCCCGGGTCCGGGAGGACTTCGTCTCGGCCTCGGTGGGCGAGGCGGAGACCCTGGAGACCATCCGCCGGGTGTACGAGGCCCACGGCTACCTCCTCGACCCCCACAGCGCCGTGGGCGTCGCCGCCGCCGCGAAGTGCCGCGGGGAGCTCCCGCCCGGCCCCCTGGTCTGCCTCGCCACCGCCCACCCGGCCAAGTTCCCGGACGCCGTCCGCCGCGCCACCGGGCGCGACCCTCAGCGCCCCCCCGCCCTGCGCGGTCTCGAGGACCGGCCGACCCGCTGCGAGGTCCTCCCCGCGGACGAGCAGGTCATCCGGGACTTCATCGCCCGCCACGCCGCGGTGTGA
- a CDS encoding diguanylate cyclase: MKRRSLSRILAAASAGALAAGLCAAAGPALRGAPIFPAPPVPSGLAAFALALGLLALGGAPLALALARDGTPGAAWAALPGWGLAAGTVAGLLLAGASTPWPPLFQGAIPGLAGALAFLAVLRPGRPAEPPPLQSGIAVSLPAGEPEPPAPPAPAAPPPETGAAAGEEEAEPERPRVLVVDDSRTIRRAIERKIESALGFEVASAKTFAEARELIESGGRFFVAILDLNLPDAPDGEVVDYVLARKIPVIVLTATFSDDVRDRMQEKNILDYFVKEGDIAESIIRLVQRIHDNQGIKVLVAEDSSFMRHALRALLENLRLQVLEAADGEEALQVLADNPDVKVVITDYHMPKIDGFELVTRIRRDHPRGKLAVIGISAYGHGALSAKFLKNGADDFLVKPFLNEEFYCRVNQNIELIEKIRRIEESSIRDHLTRLYNRRYLYEAGGKLFENARRGNLTLTTALLDIDFFKEINDTLGHDAGDQALRHLAAFLEQNLRTADILARFGGEEFCILATNIQPGAAAQVFERIRRSIAETSFRVRGKNVKLRVSVGVATRLRDSLAEMITRADELLYEAKKAGRNRVVVED; this comes from the coding sequence ATGAAGAGACGATCCCTCTCCCGAATCCTCGCGGCCGCGTCGGCCGGGGCCCTCGCCGCCGGCCTGTGCGCCGCCGCCGGCCCCGCCCTGCGGGGAGCGCCGATCTTCCCGGCCCCGCCCGTTCCGTCGGGCCTGGCGGCCTTCGCCCTGGCCCTCGGCCTCCTGGCCCTGGGGGGGGCGCCCCTGGCCCTCGCCCTGGCCCGGGACGGCACCCCCGGCGCCGCCTGGGCCGCTCTCCCGGGCTGGGGCCTGGCCGCGGGCACCGTGGCCGGCCTCCTCCTCGCCGGGGCAAGCACCCCGTGGCCGCCCCTCTTCCAGGGCGCGATCCCGGGCCTTGCGGGGGCGCTGGCCTTCCTGGCGGTCCTCCGCCCCGGCCGCCCCGCCGAACCGCCTCCCCTGCAGAGCGGTATCGCCGTCTCGCTCCCCGCCGGAGAACCCGAGCCGCCCGCGCCCCCCGCCCCGGCCGCGCCGCCCCCGGAGACCGGGGCGGCCGCCGGCGAGGAAGAGGCCGAGCCCGAGCGGCCCCGGGTCCTCGTGGTGGACGACAGCCGCACCATCCGGCGCGCCATCGAGCGGAAGATCGAGTCGGCCCTGGGCTTCGAGGTGGCCTCGGCCAAGACCTTCGCCGAGGCCCGGGAACTCATCGAGTCCGGGGGGCGCTTCTTCGTCGCCATCCTGGACCTCAACCTCCCCGACGCCCCCGACGGGGAAGTCGTGGACTACGTGCTGGCCCGGAAGATCCCGGTCATCGTCCTCACCGCCACCTTCAGCGACGACGTCCGGGACCGGATGCAGGAGAAGAACATCCTCGACTACTTCGTCAAGGAAGGTGACATCGCCGAGAGCATCATCCGCCTCGTCCAGCGCATCCACGACAACCAGGGCATCAAGGTCCTCGTGGCGGAGGATTCCTCCTTCATGCGCCACGCCCTCCGCGCCCTCTTGGAAAACCTCCGGCTCCAGGTCCTGGAGGCCGCCGACGGCGAGGAGGCCCTCCAGGTCCTCGCCGACAACCCGGACGTCAAGGTGGTCATCACCGACTACCACATGCCGAAGATCGACGGCTTCGAGCTGGTGACCCGGATCCGCCGGGACCATCCCCGCGGCAAGCTCGCCGTCATCGGCATCTCCGCCTACGGGCACGGGGCGCTGTCGGCCAAGTTCCTCAAGAACGGCGCCGACGACTTCCTCGTCAAGCCCTTCCTCAACGAGGAATTCTACTGCCGCGTCAACCAGAACATCGAGCTCATCGAGAAGATCCGCCGCATCGAGGAGTCCTCCATCCGGGACCACCTCACCCGGCTCTACAACCGCCGCTACCTCTACGAGGCGGGGGGAAAGCTCTTCGAGAACGCCCGGCGGGGCAATCTCACCCTGACCACGGCCCTCCTCGACATCGATTTCTTCAAGGAGATCAACGACACCCTCGGCCACGACGCCGGGGACCAGGCCCTTCGCCACCTGGCGGCCTTCCTGGAGCAGAACCTCCGGACCGCCGACATCCTGGCCCGGTTCGGCGGGGAGGAATTCTGCATCCTCGCCACCAACATCCAGCCCGGGGCCGCCGCCCAGGTCTTCGAGCGGATCCGCCGAAGCATCGCGGAGACCTCCTTCCGGGTCCGGGGGAAGAACGTCAAGCTCCGGGTCAGCGTCGGGGTGGCCACCCGGCTCCGGGATTCCCTGGCCGAGATGATCACCCGGGCCGACGAGCTCCTCTACGAGGCCAAGAAGGCGGGCCGGAACCGGGTGGTGGTGGAAGACTGA
- a CDS encoding CooT family nickel-binding protein, which yields MCQSTVYLRRDGREEELLRDAILVEPCEGGTRIQGLFEGPQVVPARIAVIDLLKHRVVLEPEPAR from the coding sequence ATGTGTCAGTCCACCGTCTATCTCCGCAGGGACGGCCGGGAGGAAGAACTCCTCCGGGACGCCATCCTGGTCGAACCCTGCGAGGGGGGCACCCGGATCCAGGGCCTCTTCGAGGGGCCCCAGGTGGTGCCCGCCCGGATCGCCGTCATCGACCTCCTGAAGCACCGGGTCGTTCTCGAGCCGGAGCCCGCCCGCTGA
- the eno gene encoding phosphopyruvate hydratase: MSRRIQKIDAMEILDSRGNPTIRTTIVLEDGTAASAAVPSGASTGENEALELRDGDKRRYGGKGVLKAVRNVNETIAPRLVGMDVTRQQEIDRFLVELDGTETKKKLGANAILSVSMAAARAAAAAVGLPLYAYLGGVQANRLPVPMMNILNGGAHADSSVDFQEFMVMPVGAPTFAEALRYGAETFHALKAILKERGSATAVGDEGGFAPKDLRSNEEPCRLIVEAIERAGYRPGQDVAIALDPAASSFGDRGTYRLARSGEGEKSREEMVELFRDWASRYPIVSIEDGLGENDWEGFRMLTEALGDKVQIVGDDIFVTNPRFIRRGIAEGTANAVLIKLNQIGTVSETVDAIRLCREAGWNYVVSHRSGETEDAFIADFTVAMDGRQIKTGSASRSERLAKYNRLMEIERELGPAARFENPFRKG; encoded by the coding sequence ATGTCACGCCGCATTCAGAAGATCGACGCCATGGAGATCCTGGATTCCCGGGGGAATCCCACCATTCGCACCACCATCGTCCTCGAGGATGGGACCGCCGCCTCCGCCGCCGTGCCCTCCGGTGCCTCCACGGGCGAGAACGAGGCCCTGGAGCTTCGGGACGGGGACAAGCGCCGGTACGGGGGCAAGGGGGTCCTCAAGGCGGTCCGCAACGTGAACGAGACCATCGCCCCCCGCCTCGTGGGGATGGACGTCACCCGCCAGCAGGAGATCGACCGTTTCCTCGTGGAATTGGACGGGACGGAGACCAAGAAGAAGCTCGGGGCCAACGCCATCCTCTCGGTCTCCATGGCGGCCGCCCGGGCCGCCGCGGCCGCCGTGGGCCTCCCCCTCTACGCCTACCTCGGCGGCGTCCAGGCCAACCGGCTGCCCGTCCCCATGATGAACATCCTCAACGGCGGGGCCCACGCCGACTCCAGCGTGGACTTCCAGGAATTCATGGTCATGCCCGTGGGGGCGCCCACCTTCGCCGAGGCCCTCCGCTACGGGGCCGAGACCTTTCACGCCCTGAAGGCGATCCTGAAGGAGCGGGGTTCGGCCACCGCCGTGGGCGACGAGGGCGGCTTCGCCCCCAAGGACCTCCGGAGCAACGAGGAGCCCTGCCGGCTCATCGTGGAGGCCATCGAGCGGGCCGGCTACCGCCCCGGGCAGGACGTCGCCATCGCCCTCGATCCCGCCGCGAGTTCCTTCGGCGACCGAGGAACTTACCGCCTCGCCCGTTCCGGGGAGGGGGAGAAGAGCCGGGAGGAGATGGTGGAGCTCTTCCGGGACTGGGCCTCCCGCTACCCCATCGTCTCCATCGAGGACGGCCTCGGCGAGAACGACTGGGAGGGCTTCCGGATGCTCACCGAGGCCCTGGGCGACAAGGTCCAGATCGTGGGCGACGACATCTTCGTCACCAACCCCCGGTTCATCCGGCGGGGCATCGCCGAGGGCACGGCCAACGCCGTCCTCATCAAGCTGAACCAGATCGGGACCGTGAGCGAGACGGTGGACGCCATCCGGCTCTGCCGGGAGGCCGGCTGGAACTACGTGGTCTCCCACCGCTCGGGCGAGACCGAGGACGCCTTCATCGCCGACTTCACCGTGGCCATGGACGGGCGCCAGATCAAGACGGGGTCCGCCAGCCGGAGCGAGCGCCTGGCCAAGTACAACAGGCTCATGGAGATCGAGCGGGAGCTCGGCCCGGCGGCCCGGTTCGAGAACCCCTTCCGCAAGGGGTAG
- the scpB gene encoding SMC-Scp complex subunit ScpB, whose protein sequence is MATQPLPSLDAVLDALFFVAERPLALAELVRILPEFPPAEIRAAIGRLEAKYGGESGVRLREAAGGWRLETRADLKDWVLRLKRVTPFRLSRAALETMALVAYRQPITRAEIEEIRGVDSSATLRLLLDRKLLRVAGRKEVPGRPILYATTRHFLEIFGLKDLAALPALADLDQEAVPDGEQPGLPLFRQEPPGGWD, encoded by the coding sequence ATGGCCACCCAGCCCCTCCCCTCCCTCGACGCCGTGCTCGACGCCCTCTTCTTCGTGGCGGAGCGCCCGCTCGCCCTGGCGGAGCTGGTGCGGATCCTCCCCGAGTTTCCCCCGGCGGAGATCCGGGCGGCCATCGGCCGCCTCGAGGCCAAGTACGGGGGAGAAAGCGGCGTCCGGCTCCGGGAGGCCGCGGGCGGCTGGCGTCTCGAGACCCGGGCGGACCTGAAGGACTGGGTCCTGCGCCTGAAACGGGTGACCCCCTTCCGGCTCAGCCGCGCGGCCCTCGAGACCATGGCCCTGGTGGCCTACCGCCAGCCCATCACCCGGGCGGAGATCGAGGAGATCCGGGGCGTGGACTCCAGCGCCACCCTGCGCCTCCTCCTCGACCGGAAGCTTCTCCGGGTGGCGGGCCGCAAGGAGGTCCCGGGCCGGCCCATCCTCTACGCCACCACGCGGCACTTCCTGGAAATCTTCGGGCTCAAGGACCTCGCCGCGCTGCCCGCCCTCGCGGACCTCGACCAGGAGGCGGTCCCGGACGGGGAACAGCCGGGGCTGCCCCTCTTCCGCCAGGAACCGCCCGGCGGCTGGGACTAG
- a CDS encoding indolepyruvate oxidoreductase subunit beta, whose protein sequence is MKRLRVLFRGVGGQGTLLASRLLGEAAMEQDIPVRMSEVHGMAQRGGVVESAVLLGGLESPLVAEGQADVLVSFEPLETLRALPKCSRRTTIVTNTRPILPYTVKSGQAAYPDVEACLDFLRRNYRACHAYDAEAEAEAIGSPKVVNVLLLGTLLGTGLVPLEPGHLRETIRALVKPRFVELNLAALDRGLALADGREAPA, encoded by the coding sequence ATGAAGCGGCTCCGCGTGCTCTTCCGGGGGGTCGGCGGCCAGGGGACCCTCCTCGCCTCCCGCCTCCTCGGCGAGGCGGCCATGGAACAAGACATCCCCGTCCGGATGAGCGAGGTCCACGGCATGGCCCAGCGGGGCGGCGTGGTGGAATCGGCGGTCCTCCTCGGCGGGCTCGAAAGCCCCCTGGTGGCCGAGGGGCAGGCCGACGTCCTGGTGAGCTTCGAGCCGCTGGAGACCCTCCGGGCCTTGCCCAAGTGCTCCCGCCGCACCACCATCGTCACCAACACCCGGCCCATCCTCCCCTACACGGTGAAGAGCGGCCAGGCCGCCTATCCCGACGTGGAGGCCTGCCTCGACTTCCTGCGGCGGAACTACCGGGCCTGCCACGCCTACGACGCGGAGGCCGAGGCCGAGGCCATCGGCTCTCCCAAGGTGGTCAACGTCCTGCTCCTCGGGACGCTGCTCGGGACGGGCCTCGTCCCCCTGGAGCCCGGGCACCTCCGGGAGACCATCCGCGCCCTGGTGAAGCCCCGGTTCGTGGAGCTCAACCTGGCCGCCCTGGACCGCGGCCTCGCCCTCGCCGACGGGCGGGAGGCCCCCGCATGA
- the iorA gene encoding indolepyruvate ferredoxin oxidoreductase subunit alpha: MHFLLGKPPGDRLLLMGNEAICRGALEAGVAVASAYPGTPSSEISNNLFALSQEAGNRLYFEFSVNEKVAMEVAAAAGAAGLRSLTCMKHVGLNVASDVLLTLAYVGTEGGMVIVTADDPAMHSSQNEQDNRLYARFANLPMLEPTTPQEAKDMTAAAFEISEALKLPVILRTTTRTSHMRGPVTLGPIPAEKRTRGAFQADYMRWIPVPLTAKIRHGILLEQIEKGRDLAEASPFNRIEGTGPLGILASGAAACYVADAIRELGAEDEVTFLRLGFTFPPARNLFRRLLAGTERVLVVEELEPFQEEALRLVAQEAGLATPILGKGTGHFTRLNEYSPAEVTRVIAELLGRDPAPPEQPDFSELPELPLRPPSLCPGCPHHATFTAARTALEELGLAERTIYPADIGCYTLAVLPPIQMSDYLLCMGSSIGTSAGFSVATDQNVVAFIGDSTFFHAGIPSLINAVHNRHRFCLVILDNSTTAMTGHQPHPGATLTPPGYDRAVVPIERVVRACGVDMVKRIDPYRTEEAVAAFKEAFTSGALSVVIAEAPCLLYKKKLAGRAKA, encoded by the coding sequence ATGCACTTCCTCCTCGGCAAGCCACCCGGTGACCGTCTCCTCCTCATGGGGAACGAGGCCATATGCCGGGGCGCCCTGGAGGCCGGGGTGGCGGTGGCGTCCGCCTACCCCGGAACGCCCTCCTCCGAGATCTCCAACAACCTCTTCGCCTTGTCGCAGGAGGCCGGCAACCGGCTCTACTTCGAGTTCTCGGTGAACGAGAAGGTGGCCATGGAGGTGGCGGCCGCGGCCGGGGCCGCCGGCCTCCGAAGCCTCACCTGCATGAAGCACGTCGGGCTCAACGTGGCCTCGGACGTGCTGCTCACCCTGGCCTACGTGGGGACCGAGGGCGGCATGGTCATCGTCACCGCCGACGACCCGGCCATGCACAGCAGCCAGAACGAGCAGGACAACCGGCTCTACGCCCGGTTCGCCAACCTGCCCATGCTCGAGCCCACCACGCCCCAGGAGGCCAAGGACATGACGGCGGCGGCCTTCGAGATCTCGGAGGCGCTCAAGCTGCCGGTCATCCTGCGGACCACCACCCGCACGAGCCACATGCGCGGCCCGGTGACCCTGGGGCCGATCCCCGCCGAGAAACGGACCCGGGGCGCCTTCCAGGCCGACTACATGCGGTGGATCCCCGTGCCCCTCACCGCCAAGATCCGCCACGGCATCCTCCTGGAGCAGATCGAGAAGGGACGGGATCTGGCCGAGGCCTCTCCCTTCAACCGGATCGAGGGCACCGGCCCCCTCGGGATCCTGGCCTCCGGCGCCGCCGCCTGCTACGTGGCCGACGCCATCCGGGAACTCGGCGCGGAGGACGAGGTCACCTTCCTGCGGCTCGGCTTCACCTTTCCGCCGGCCCGCAACCTCTTCCGGCGCCTCCTGGCCGGCACCGAGCGCGTCCTGGTGGTGGAGGAGCTCGAGCCCTTCCAGGAGGAGGCCCTCCGCCTCGTCGCCCAGGAGGCGGGCCTCGCCACTCCGATCCTCGGCAAGGGGACCGGCCACTTCACCCGGCTCAACGAGTACAGCCCGGCCGAGGTGACGCGGGTGATCGCCGAGCTGCTGGGGCGCGACCCGGCGCCCCCCGAGCAACCGGATTTTTCGGAGCTGCCCGAGCTGCCGCTGCGCCCGCCGAGCCTCTGCCCCGGCTGCCCGCACCACGCCACCTTCACCGCGGCCCGGACCGCCCTGGAGGAACTGGGGCTCGCGGAGCGGACCATCTACCCGGCCGACATCGGCTGCTACACCCTGGCGGTGCTGCCCCCCATCCAGATGTCCGACTACCTCCTCTGCATGGGCTCGAGCATCGGCACCTCCGCCGGGTTCTCCGTGGCCACGGACCAGAACGTGGTGGCCTTCATCGGGGACTCCACCTTCTTCCACGCCGGCATCCCCTCGCTCATCAACGCGGTCCACAACCGCCACCGGTTCTGCCTCGTCATCCTCGACAACAGCACCACGGCCATGACCGGTCACCAGCCCCATCCCGGGGCCACCCTCACCCCGCCCGGCTACGACCGCGCCGTGGTCCCCATCGAGCGCGTCGTCCGCGCCTGCGGGGTGGATATGGTGAAACGGATCGATCCCTACCGGACGGAAGAGGCCGTGGCGGCCTTCAAGGAGGCCTTCACCTCCGGTGCGCTCTCCGTGGTCATCGCCGAGGCGCCCTGCCTCCTCTACAAGAAGAAGCTGGCCGGGAGGGCAAAGGCATGA
- a CDS encoding zinc-dependent alcohol dehydrogenase family protein, whose product MRAMVLHRHGAPLRLEERPVPEPGPGQVRVRVRACAVCRTDLHVVDGELSGGGLPRVPGHEIVGIVEAAGPGTGRFRPGARVGIPWLGRTCGRCAYCRSGRENLCEAARFTGYDRDGGYADYAVADEAFCFPIPDGYEDTAAAPLLCAGLIGHRALRAAGEARRVGLYGFGAAAHIVAQAAVAEGREVFAFTRPGDRSKQAFARSLGAAWAGGSDEAPPEPLDAALIFAPVGALVPAALRAVGKGGVVVCAGIHMSDIPAFPYAILWEERVLRSVANLTRRDGEEFFALAARRPFRVQVQVFPLEAANEALAALRGGKIRGAAVLVPGAPREGENGEEGRHAPLDG is encoded by the coding sequence ATGCGTGCCATGGTGCTGCATCGGCATGGAGCGCCGCTCCGGCTCGAGGAGCGCCCGGTTCCGGAGCCCGGTCCCGGGCAGGTCCGGGTGCGGGTCCGGGCGTGCGCCGTCTGCCGGACGGACCTCCACGTGGTGGACGGGGAGCTCTCCGGCGGGGGGCTCCCCCGCGTGCCCGGCCACGAGATCGTGGGCATCGTGGAGGCGGCGGGGCCCGGGACCGGCCGTTTCCGTCCGGGGGCGCGGGTGGGCATCCCGTGGCTCGGGCGGACCTGCGGCCGGTGCGCCTACTGCCGGAGCGGGCGGGAGAACCTCTGCGAGGCGGCGCGTTTCACCGGTTACGACCGCGACGGGGGCTACGCCGACTACGCCGTGGCCGACGAGGCCTTCTGCTTTCCCATCCCCGATGGCTACGAGGACACGGCGGCCGCGCCGCTCCTCTGCGCGGGCCTCATCGGGCACCGGGCCCTTCGGGCGGCGGGGGAGGCCCGCAGGGTCGGGCTCTACGGCTTCGGCGCCGCCGCCCACATCGTGGCCCAGGCGGCTGTTGCGGAGGGGCGGGAGGTCTTCGCCTTCACCCGGCCCGGCGACCGGTCGAAGCAGGCCTTCGCTCGTTCCCTCGGCGCCGCCTGGGCGGGCGGATCGGACGAGGCGCCGCCCGAGCCCCTGGACGCGGCCCTCATCTTCGCCCCCGTGGGGGCCCTGGTCCCGGCGGCCCTCCGAGCGGTGGGCAAGGGCGGGGTGGTGGTGTGCGCCGGCATCCACATGAGCGACATTCCCGCCTTCCCTTACGCGATCTTGTGGGAGGAGCGGGTCCTCCGCTCCGTGGCGAACCTCACCCGCCGGGACGGGGAAGAGTTCTTCGCCCTGGCCGCGCGGAGACCGTTCCGTGTCCAGGTGCAGGTGTTTCCCCTGGAGGCGGCCAACGAGGCCCTGGCGGCCCTCCGCGGGGGAAAGATCCGGGGCGCGGCGGTCCTGGTGCCGGGGGCGCCCCGGGAAGGAGAAAATGGAGAGGAAGGACGCCATGCACCCTTGGATGGATGA
- a CDS encoding C-GCAxxG-C-C family protein → MDDLRRCLGRLLGRRGAGAAGAALGRDEMAALAAALMREGFTCAQAVVTAGQRRLGRENPGLVRAMAFFGGGVLATGGPCGALLGGVALLGELGGRARPGDKDDRAVRRAALEYHRRFREEVVPGCPSVQCRDITGVSDWADRAQVKAYRRGGGRERCYELTGRAAGILWDILEGLA, encoded by the coding sequence ATGGATGACCTGCGGCGCTGCCTGGGCCGTCTCCTGGGCCGCCGCGGGGCGGGGGCGGCGGGGGCCGCCCTCGGCCGTGACGAGATGGCGGCCTTGGCCGCGGCGCTCATGCGGGAAGGCTTCACCTGCGCCCAGGCGGTGGTGACCGCCGGCCAGCGAAGGCTCGGGAGGGAGAACCCGGGGCTCGTGCGGGCCATGGCCTTCTTCGGCGGAGGCGTTCTGGCCACCGGGGGACCGTGCGGTGCCCTCCTCGGGGGGGTGGCGCTCCTGGGCGAGCTGGGCGGCCGGGCCCGGCCCGGGGACAAGGACGACCGGGCCGTCCGGCGGGCGGCCCTCGAGTACCACCGGCGTTTCCGCGAGGAGGTGGTCCCCGGCTGCCCTTCGGTCCAATGCCGGGACATCACCGGGGTCTCGGACTGGGCCGACCGGGCCCAGGTCAAGGCCTACCGCCGGGGCGGGGGACGGGAGCGGTGCTACGAGCTGACCGGCCGCGCGGCCGGTATCCTCTGGGATATCCTGGAGGGACTTGCCTGA
- a CDS encoding PilZ domain-containing protein produces MPHHRPLLRIEGRRAPRRPAHVEISYSDGTRLYSDYTRDISPGGVQIETSRQPPADPRLVVSFQLAGQPVKLQGTIRWIRRDGLAHRFGVEFVAMLPEDRERLDALMCALAPETPGREC; encoded by the coding sequence ATGCCCCACCACCGCCCGTTACTCCGGATCGAGGGCCGGCGGGCACCCCGACGGCCCGCCCACGTGGAGATCAGCTACTCGGACGGAACGCGGCTCTATTCCGACTATACCCGGGACATCAGCCCCGGCGGCGTCCAGATCGAGACCTCGCGGCAGCCGCCCGCCGACCCCCGGCTGGTGGTCTCCTTCCAGCTCGCCGGACAGCCCGTGAAGCTCCAGGGCACCATCCGCTGGATCCGCCGCGACGGGCTCGCCCATCGCTTCGGGGTGGAGTTCGTGGCCATGCTGCCGGAAGACCGGGAGCGGCTCGATGCCCTGATGTGCGCCCTGGCCCCGGAGACGCCGGGGCGGGAATGCTGA